Proteins encoded within one genomic window of Camelina sativa cultivar DH55 chromosome 19, Cs, whole genome shotgun sequence:
- the LOC104764600 gene encoding lectin-like — translation MAMFKTLSFMFLLCFEILHGTMSADVNSTFSFNGFVKSPSFDKTVALFGDSKLVNDSSSIQLTDSVSGSVGRVFYRQPINLFQGKERTSRSFSTHFSFSSMSSEIGDDVLAFLMVPTSFDLSLFGKRDNNSSALGFLSHYAKNETVVAVEFDISESGNYARILIGRPESAQIRNLSFVGDLMMNNGEALSCMIDYEASSKRMMVRFRKSGSIKLFDPFFSFSVDLAKLWEDGQVTVGLSSANGNSSKAHFLHSWSFEIRHPPPMWMHSEPLEPNEVSTEEKEGREGSECIWKMLGALVLGAACGSLGAILALYLWKICRVRRSMAVVPEECAIEQGKK, via the coding sequence ATGGCGATGTTCAAAACCTTATCCTTTATGTTCCTTTTATGCTTTGAGATACTACATGGAACCATGTCTGCAGATGTGAATTCCACCTTTTCTTTCAATGGGTTTGTAAAATCTCCGAGCTTTGACAAGACTGTTGCTCTGTTCGGAGATTCGAAGCTGGTCAATGACAGTTCTTCGATTCAGCTGACTGACTCAGTGAGTGGAAGTGTGGGACGAGTCTTTTACAGGCAACCCATCAATCTTTTCCAAGGTAAAGAGAGGACTTCGAGATCTTTCTCGACTCACTTCTCGTTTTCTTCCATGTCCAGTGAGATTGGTGATGATGTCTTGGCTTTTCTTATGGTTCCAACTAGTTTCGATCTTAGTCTGTTTGGTAAGAGGGATAACAATTCCTCTGCTTTAGGGTTTCTATCACATTATGCAAAGAACGAGACAGTTGTTGCTGTTGAGTTTGATATCTCCGAGAGTGGAAACTATGCAAGAATCTTAATTGGTAGACCTGAATCTGCCCAAATTAGAAACCTTTCGTTTGTGGGTGActtgatgatgaacaatggagAGGCTTTGAGCTGTATGATTGATTACGAGGCAAGTTCTAAGAGAATGATGGTTCGATTCAGAAAATCTGGTTCGATAAAGCTGTTTGATCCGTTCTTCTCTTTCTCGGTAGACTTGGCCAAGCTATGGGAAGATGGTCAAGTCACTGTGGGTTTAAGCTCTGCCAATGGGAACTCTTCCAAGGCACATTTTCTCCATTCATGGAGCTTTGAGATAAGGCATCCTCCTCCTATGTGGATGCATTCAGAGCCACTTGAACCGAATGAAGTTTCCACGGAGGAGAAAGAGGGTCGAGAGGGAAGTGAGTGTATATGGAAAATGCTTGGTGCTTTGGTTTTGGGTGCAGCTTGTGGATCTTTAGGAGCAATATTGGCTTTGTATCTCTGGAAGATATGCCGTGTTAGGCGGTCAATGGCGGTGGTTCCAGAGGAATGTGCTATTGAACAAGGCAAGAAGTAG